A single genomic interval of Stieleria maiorica harbors:
- a CDS encoding NADH-quinone oxidoreductase subunit D, whose protein sequence is MTVEVSSLKELVEQASGTSGSPDTQEYFVNMGPQHPSTHGVLRLVLKLDGERVLRCIPVLGYIHRSIEKISEHMNYMNCVHLTDRMDYLSSIMNNWAVAKAVEEAAGIEVNDRIQYIRTIFAELERIQSHQLWWGVLGMDLGAFTPFLYGIRDREVLNDVMEETIGARLTMNYVLPGGLMADIHPNFVNRVKEFIKYFRPKLDEYDDLLTGNVIIQERLRNVGVLSAQTAVQYGATGPVLRGSGVAFDLRKDHPYGVYDQADFEVPVGTVGDSWDRYWVRVEEMRQSLRIVEQLLDNIPPGDYLVKKLNSKIKLPEGRYYSQLETARGILGVFITSDKKDEPYRLHYRSPNFNNLWCLEPMIKGDYIASLIGAMSSLDLVIPDIDR, encoded by the coding sequence ATGACCGTAGAAGTTTCTTCTCTGAAAGAGCTGGTGGAACAAGCCAGCGGGACCAGCGGTTCGCCGGACACCCAAGAGTATTTCGTCAACATGGGGCCGCAGCACCCGTCGACCCACGGCGTGTTGCGTCTGGTGTTGAAGCTGGACGGCGAACGTGTCCTGAGATGTATCCCCGTGCTGGGTTATATCCACCGCAGCATCGAGAAGATCTCCGAGCACATGAACTACATGAATTGTGTTCATCTGACCGACCGCATGGATTACCTGTCGTCGATCATGAACAACTGGGCGGTGGCCAAGGCGGTGGAGGAAGCGGCCGGCATCGAGGTGAACGATCGGATCCAATACATCCGCACGATCTTTGCCGAACTGGAGCGGATTCAAAGCCATCAGTTGTGGTGGGGCGTGTTGGGGATGGACTTGGGAGCGTTCACACCGTTTTTGTACGGGATCCGTGATCGCGAAGTCCTGAACGACGTGATGGAGGAAACGATCGGTGCCCGGTTGACGATGAACTACGTGCTTCCGGGCGGGCTGATGGCGGACATCCATCCGAATTTCGTCAACCGTGTCAAAGAGTTCATCAAGTATTTTCGTCCCAAGCTGGATGAATACGACGACTTGTTGACGGGCAACGTCATCATCCAGGAACGGCTTCGCAATGTGGGCGTCTTGTCGGCGCAAACGGCGGTCCAGTATGGGGCGACGGGGCCGGTGCTGCGTGGATCGGGCGTCGCGTTTGACCTAAGAAAAGACCACCCCTACGGCGTCTATGATCAAGCCGATTTCGAAGTTCCTGTCGGCACGGTCGGTGACAGCTGGGACCGCTATTGGGTGCGCGTCGAAGAGATGCGGCAGTCGTTGCGGATCGTCGAACAGCTGCTCGACAACATTCCGCCGGGCGATTATTTGGTCAAGAAACTGAATTCCAAAATCAAGCTTCCCGAGGGGCGTTATTATAGCCAGCTCGAAACGGCACGCGGGATCCTCGGTGTGTTCATCACCTCGGACAAAAAAGACGAACCGTATCGACTGCACTATCGCTCGCCGAACTTCAACAACCTGTGGTGCTTGGAACCGATGATCAAAGGCGACTACATCGCATCACTGATCGGGGCCATGTCGTCACTGGATCTGGTCATCCCGGACATCGATCGCTAG
- a CDS encoding NADH-quinone oxidoreductase subunit C, with protein MDREALQAAVCQLDSSIRPLEENADRAAVVVEAAALPAILRRLRDEPEFAFAQLLDHVAVDWIDREQFELVYHLYSFKHKHFLFVSVFIPREDPRVPTVCRLYPVAEWQEREVYDLFGVLYEDHPDLRRLFLEDDWIGFPLRKDYQDDFMLDRPR; from the coding sequence ATGGATCGTGAAGCCCTGCAAGCGGCGGTCTGCCAGCTCGATTCGTCGATTCGGCCGCTGGAGGAAAATGCGGATCGGGCGGCGGTGGTCGTCGAGGCGGCCGCGCTGCCGGCGATCCTGCGGCGGCTGCGCGACGAACCCGAATTCGCGTTCGCGCAGTTGCTGGACCATGTGGCGGTCGACTGGATCGATCGCGAACAATTCGAACTGGTCTATCACCTTTATTCTTTCAAGCACAAGCATTTTCTATTTGTCTCTGTCTTTATTCCTCGCGAGGATCCGCGGGTGCCGACGGTCTGTCGCCTGTACCCGGTCGCCGAGTGGCAGGAGCGCGAGGTCTACGACCTGTTCGGCGTGCTGTACGAGGATCATCCGGATCTGAGGCGGTTGTTTCTGGAGGATGATTGGATCGGGTTTCCGTTGCGCAAGGACTATCAGGACGACTTCATGCTCGACAGGCCAAGATGA
- the nuoB gene encoding NADH-quinone oxidoreductase subunit B yields the protein MGIVTDKLPGALEKVPGGNVLVTRFDEIINWARANSLWPLTFGTSCCAIEMLMATGGPRHDMARFGAEVARPSPRQADLLILAGTIVKRMAPRLRTLYEQMAEPRYVIATGACTISGGPFIYHSYTTVRGADEIIPVDVYVPGCPPRPEQLFHGLLTLQKMIKEGETIREPGVRRKPVISALPEGVTLEDIQGEMKELLVKENVVDVHQAVDKLKWPSGTNDGS from the coding sequence ATGGGAATCGTAACGGACAAGTTGCCCGGTGCGTTGGAGAAGGTGCCCGGTGGGAACGTCTTGGTGACTCGGTTCGACGAGATCATCAACTGGGCGCGAGCCAACAGCCTTTGGCCGTTGACGTTCGGCACCAGTTGTTGCGCGATCGAGATGTTGATGGCCACCGGCGGCCCGCGGCACGACATGGCACGTTTCGGCGCGGAGGTGGCGCGGCCGTCGCCGCGTCAGGCTGATTTGTTGATCCTGGCGGGAACGATCGTCAAACGGATGGCCCCGCGATTGCGGACCTTGTACGAACAGATGGCCGAGCCGCGGTACGTGATTGCTACGGGGGCCTGCACGATTTCCGGTGGCCCTTTCATCTATCACTCCTACACCACCGTGCGGGGTGCCGACGAGATCATTCCGGTCGACGTTTACGTCCCCGGCTGTCCGCCTCGTCCGGAGCAATTGTTCCACGGCTTGTTGACGCTGCAAAAAATGATCAAGGAGGGTGAGACGATTCGCGAGCCCGGCGTGCGCCGCAAACCGGTCATCAGTGCGCTTCCCGAAGGCGTGACGCTGGAGGACATTCAGGGCGAAATGAAGGAATTGCTGGTCAAGGAAAACGTGGTCGATGTCCACCAAGCGGTCGACAAACTCAAATGGCCCAGCGGGACCAACGATGGATCGTGA
- a CDS encoding NADH-quinone oxidoreductase subunit A: protein MDYLFVFLFVCLGVAMVLGGILASYLLAPRNPTTVKQSPYECGEETIGSSSINFNVAYYLFAILFLVFDVEAAFLFPWAVVLRELGIIGLIEVVMFVLVLVVGLVYAWKKGVLEWES from the coding sequence ATGGACTATCTCTTCGTCTTTCTGTTCGTATGCCTGGGGGTCGCGATGGTGCTGGGCGGTATCCTGGCGTCGTACTTGTTGGCGCCCCGGAATCCGACGACGGTGAAACAATCGCCGTATGAATGCGGCGAGGAAACGATCGGGTCGTCGTCGATCAACTTCAACGTTGCGTATTATTTGTTTGCGATTCTGTTTTTGGTTTTCGACGTCGAAGCGGCGTTTCTGTTTCCGTGGGCGGTGGTGCTGCGTGAGCTGGGGATCATTGGGCTGATCGAGGTGGTGATGTTCGTGCTGGTTCTGGTCGTCGGTCTCGTCTATGCATGGAAGAAGGGGGTTTTGGAATGGGAATCGTAA
- a CDS encoding NADH-quinone oxidoreductase subunit J family protein, with product MHDGAISTFFFYLFAASSIALALGVVLGRRLLRSAICLIGVLGCSAGLTLVLGFEFVAGIQVLVFIGGIVVLLLFAIMMTSQGHTFEQQPTLRRRVAGASVAAAFFAVTVSVYMNADFPVPSAEELAVSHEGADEIGRKLLSNQGDGYIVPFEVISLLLLSALIGGIVIARKHAPEDQDQDQDQDHDQDLTNHPTDVGS from the coding sequence ATGCATGACGGGGCCATTTCGACCTTTTTCTTTTATCTTTTCGCCGCTTCCTCGATCGCGTTGGCGCTCGGCGTCGTGCTGGGACGACGGTTGCTGCGATCGGCGATTTGTTTGATCGGCGTGCTCGGCTGCAGTGCCGGTTTGACACTGGTGCTGGGGTTTGAGTTCGTCGCGGGCATTCAGGTGCTGGTGTTTATCGGCGGCATCGTGGTCTTGTTGTTGTTCGCGATCATGATGACCAGCCAAGGGCACACGTTTGAGCAACAACCGACGCTCCGCCGCCGGGTCGCCGGGGCCTCTGTGGCGGCGGCGTTTTTCGCGGTCACGGTGTCGGTTTACATGAACGCCGATTTTCCGGTGCCGTCGGCGGAGGAGCTGGCGGTGTCCCATGAAGGTGCCGATGAAATCGGTCGCAAGCTGCTCAGCAATCAAGGCGACGGCTACATCGTGCCGTTCGAAGTGATTTCGTTGTTGCTGTTGTCGGCGTTGATCGGCGGCATCGTGATCGCCCGAAAGCATGCTCCGGAGGACCAGGACCAGGACCAGGACCAGGACCATGACCAGGACCTGACAAACCATCCCACCGACGTCGGAAGTTGA
- the nuoK gene encoding NADH-quinone oxidoreductase subunit NuoK, translating to MLHHPTITHWLTLSALLFSIGLYGIFTRRNAVGILLSIELMLNSAVLNLVIFNRFVASGDVDGQVMALFVIAVAAAEAVVALAIFVSFYRHRHTLDVTQANQIFEQTDRLCESGNSTP from the coding sequence ATGTTGCACCACCCAACCATCACGCATTGGCTGACGCTATCGGCTCTGCTGTTTTCGATCGGGCTGTACGGGATCTTCACGCGGCGTAATGCCGTCGGGATTCTATTGTCGATCGAGCTGATGCTGAATTCGGCCGTGCTCAACCTTGTGATCTTCAACCGTTTTGTCGCGTCGGGCGATGTCGATGGTCAGGTGATGGCGTTGTTTGTGATCGCCGTTGCGGCGGCCGAGGCGGTGGTGGCGTTGGCGATCTTCGTCTCATTTTACCGGCATCGGCACACGCTGGATGTGACTCAGGCCAACCAGATTTTTGAACAGACCGACCGTCTTTGTGAATCGGGGAACTCGACGCCGTGA
- a CDS encoding 4Fe-4S binding protein, whose product MTTTTSDQANIESPPMDFGDLKSQCVAPRPSIMGRRRSLSGILWLSAKGILRGLLTTLSYFRRPSTVVTQQYPENRDTLQMFERYRGRLSLIHNEDGEHGCTGCQICERLCPNGSIIVTKDKKNEATGKPALDQFIWRQDTCTFCNICVLVCPFDTLEMTGDFESSVYDRRLLVFNLNEYAGPTADQLEKLGDEELAKAQMKPMKKYQGPVPMCGGELDGIPKLDTGKSDDA is encoded by the coding sequence ATGACCACGACGACATCTGACCAAGCGAATATTGAGAGCCCGCCGATGGATTTCGGCGACTTGAAATCGCAATGCGTCGCGCCGCGTCCGTCGATCATGGGGCGGCGTCGCAGTCTTTCAGGGATCTTGTGGTTGTCGGCCAAGGGCATTTTGCGAGGCTTGCTGACGACGCTCAGCTACTTTCGACGTCCTTCCACGGTGGTCACACAACAGTACCCCGAAAACCGCGACACGTTGCAGATGTTCGAACGGTACCGGGGGCGATTGTCATTGATCCACAACGAGGACGGCGAACACGGATGCACGGGGTGCCAGATTTGCGAGCGTCTCTGCCCCAACGGTTCGATCATCGTCACCAAAGACAAGAAGAACGAGGCGACCGGTAAGCCGGCGCTGGACCAATTCATTTGGCGGCAGGACACCTGCACGTTTTGCAACATCTGCGTCTTGGTGTGTCCGTTCGACACGTTGGAGATGACCGGCGACTTTGAATCGTCGGTCTACGACCGACGGCTGCTGGTGTTCAACCTGAACGAGTACGCCGGCCCCACCGCGGATCAGTTGGAAAAGCTCGGCGATGAAGAATTGGCCAAGGCTCAGATGAAACCAATGAAAAAGTATCAAGGCCCGGTGCCGATGTGCGGCGGCGAATTGGATGGGATTCCCAAGTTGGACACGGGGAAATCAGACGATGCATGA
- the nuoH gene encoding NADH-quinone oxidoreductase subunit NuoH produces the protein MAQALMNLISAPLLAQAGRAAAGAAPSMERARTVSDRAADALQYSIWAAVLYIAIGLVAVLVVVSVLGLVMSYIERKVAGHFQCRLGPMRVGPHGILQSLADGIKLLFKEGIEPGHGDKVIFIGAPIFSITATILLLAIVPVAPGIQVVDMNVGVVYIAAVSGIGVMGILMGGWSSDNKWSLLGAMRAGAQMISYEISLTIAILVVVMFSGTLRVSEIIESQQQGWWIWRGHGVAIVAFCLYLIASTAELNRTPFDLPEGESELTGGYHTEYSGLRFSFFFLAEFANLFVFSALATTFFLGGWLPFHIGDYEAFNRVMDILPPVISPLFWFGTKCTVLIFVLMWFRWTFPRLRMDQLMRLEWKVLLPFGFANLILAATVVLTGLYFFPTAT, from the coding sequence GTGGCACAGGCTCTGATGAATCTGATTTCGGCGCCGCTGCTGGCCCAGGCCGGCCGGGCCGCTGCCGGTGCTGCTCCGTCGATGGAACGTGCACGGACGGTGTCCGACCGCGCCGCAGACGCACTCCAGTACAGCATCTGGGCTGCGGTGCTGTACATCGCGATCGGGCTGGTCGCGGTGCTGGTCGTCGTGTCGGTGCTGGGGTTGGTGATGAGCTACATTGAACGCAAGGTGGCCGGTCATTTTCAATGCCGCCTGGGGCCGATGCGAGTCGGCCCGCACGGGATTCTGCAATCGTTGGCCGACGGCATCAAATTGTTGTTCAAGGAGGGCATCGAACCGGGGCACGGCGACAAGGTGATCTTCATCGGCGCGCCGATTTTCAGCATCACGGCCACGATCCTGTTGCTGGCGATCGTTCCGGTGGCCCCCGGGATCCAGGTCGTCGATATGAACGTGGGGGTGGTCTACATCGCGGCGGTCAGCGGCATCGGTGTGATGGGAATCCTGATGGGCGGCTGGAGCAGTGATAACAAGTGGTCGCTGCTGGGGGCGATGCGAGCGGGCGCGCAGATGATTTCCTATGAGATCTCATTGACGATCGCGATCTTGGTCGTGGTCATGTTTTCGGGCACGCTGCGCGTTTCCGAGATCATCGAAAGTCAACAACAGGGCTGGTGGATTTGGCGGGGCCACGGCGTCGCGATCGTCGCGTTTTGTTTGTACCTGATCGCGTCTACGGCCGAATTGAACCGGACGCCGTTCGATTTGCCCGAAGGCGAAAGCGAATTGACCGGAGGTTATCACACCGAATACAGCGGCTTGCGGTTTTCGTTCTTTTTTCTTGCCGAGTTTGCCAACCTGTTTGTTTTTTCGGCCCTCGCGACGACGTTCTTCCTGGGCGGTTGGTTGCCGTTTCATATCGGCGACTATGAAGCATTCAACCGTGTGATGGACATCCTGCCGCCGGTGATTTCGCCGTTGTTTTGGTTCGGCACCAAGTGCACCGTGTTGATCTTTGTGTTGATGTGGTTTCGCTGGACTTTTCCGCGGCTGCGCATGGATCAATTGATGCGGCTGGAATGGAAAGTGCTTTTGCCTTTCGGGTTTGCCAACCTGATCCTGGCGGCAACCGTGGTGCTGACCGGACTGTATTTTTTCCCCACCGCGACATGA
- the gltA gene encoding NADPH-dependent glutamate synthase gives MVDKLPPKERTKIPRQTMPEQDACESAHNFREVNLGLDEAIAQRESQRCLTCADPKCTHGCPVGVQIREVVDLVREGEYLSAAAKLREDNVLPAVTGRVCPQENQCEGACVLARRFNSLAIGYIERFVADYERETGQVGLPERAPSTGKKVAIVGSGPAGLSCAGDLALKGHEVTVFEALHEIGGVLIYGIPEFRLPKEIVRQEVNNMRAMGIDFQTNVVIGKTVTIDELFAEEGYDAVFIATGAGLPKFMNIPGEELAGVYSANEFLTRVNLMKAYDRDRYDSPIYDCRDRNVAIIGGGNTAMDSVRSALRLGAKNAYIIYRRSQQEMPARGEEVHHAKDEGVQFMNLHNPLEFLGNEDGNLTGVKLIKMELGEADESGRRKPVPIEGSEFVMPIDVAVVAIGTGANPLVQSTTPDMATNKWGYIVADDETLRTNKRGVFAGGDIVSGAATVILAMGAGRTAARSMHEYLETGQW, from the coding sequence ATGGTCGATAAACTGCCTCCCAAGGAACGCACCAAGATTCCTCGTCAGACGATGCCCGAGCAGGATGCCTGTGAGAGTGCGCACAACTTTCGCGAAGTCAATTTGGGATTGGACGAAGCGATCGCACAGCGGGAATCGCAGCGTTGTTTGACCTGCGCCGATCCCAAGTGCACCCACGGTTGTCCGGTGGGCGTGCAGATCCGTGAAGTCGTCGATTTGGTTCGCGAGGGCGAGTACCTTTCCGCGGCCGCCAAGCTGCGCGAGGACAATGTGCTTCCGGCGGTGACCGGGCGTGTTTGTCCACAAGAAAACCAGTGTGAGGGCGCCTGCGTGCTGGCCAGACGTTTTAATTCGCTGGCGATCGGATACATCGAGCGGTTTGTCGCGGACTATGAACGCGAGACGGGCCAAGTCGGGCTGCCCGAGCGGGCTCCATCGACGGGCAAGAAAGTCGCGATCGTCGGCAGCGGTCCGGCAGGGTTGAGCTGCGCCGGCGACCTGGCCCTTAAAGGGCATGAGGTGACGGTGTTTGAAGCCCTGCACGAAATCGGCGGCGTGTTGATCTATGGGATCCCCGAGTTCCGCTTGCCCAAGGAGATCGTCCGGCAGGAGGTCAACAACATGCGGGCGATGGGGATCGATTTTCAAACCAATGTCGTCATCGGCAAAACGGTCACGATCGACGAGCTGTTCGCGGAAGAAGGCTACGATGCGGTGTTCATCGCCACCGGCGCGGGGCTGCCCAAGTTCATGAACATCCCCGGCGAAGAGTTGGCCGGGGTCTATTCGGCCAACGAGTTCCTGACGCGTGTGAACCTGATGAAGGCCTATGACCGCGACCGATACGACTCGCCGATCTACGATTGCCGTGATCGCAACGTGGCGATCATCGGCGGCGGCAATACGGCGATGGATAGCGTCCGGTCGGCGTTACGGTTGGGCGCCAAGAACGCCTACATCATCTATCGCCGCAGCCAACAGGAGATGCCCGCCAGGGGCGAAGAAGTGCATCACGCCAAGGACGAAGGCGTGCAGTTCATGAACCTGCACAATCCGTTGGAGTTTCTCGGCAACGAAGACGGCAATCTGACCGGCGTCAAACTGATCAAGATGGAACTCGGCGAAGCGGACGAATCGGGACGCCGCAAACCGGTCCCGATCGAAGGTTCCGAATTCGTCATGCCGATCGACGTGGCGGTCGTCGCGATCGGCACCGGCGCCAATCCGTTGGTGCAATCGACCACGCCGGACATGGCGACCAACAAGTGGGGCTACATCGTCGCCGATGACGAAACCTTGCGGACGAACAAACGTGGCGTGTTTGCCGGTGGGGATATCGTCAGCGGTGCCGCCACGGTGATCTTGGCGATGGGCGCCGGACGGACCGCGGCACGCTCCATGCACGAGTACCTGGAAACCGGTCAGTGGTGA
- the nuoL gene encoding NADH-quinone oxidoreductase subunit L: MTGFIFENAWMIPALPLISIVLIVMFARGENRAVAGIIGSAAIGLAFLLTCWLGVSYLRWAGQGAGAVTWSIEWLRYQDHLVVSLGTLIDPISLLLLVVVTSVSLLVHVYSLGYMADDEGFARYYVFLSLFTFSMLGLVLAPNLVQMYVFWELVGVSSFLLIGFYYTLPEAIAASKKAFIVTRFADLFFLAGILVLGFYVHQFVVAGQSGGETAAQTQALDFATINADGVLLALKGQPGILGADLLTVAMLLVFVGAAGKSAMFPLHVWLPDAMAGPTPVSALIHAATMVVAGVYLVARMFPGFAASEDALRVVAAVGCFTCLFAAVIACTQTDIKRVLAFSTLSQIGYMTLALGVASAEHPAGFGAAMFHLYTHAFFKALLFLGAGSVIHAVHSNEVTDMGGLRKSMPWTHGTFLAATLAIAGVPPLAGFFSKDEILGAAWDGHHSLVFGVGVFVASLTAFYMFRLYILTFLGGCRSGAAERAHESPAVMTIPLVVLSVMSLCGGLVGVSQFVLPGVELHAHLAVMGISVAAAAVGIGAAFWLYGGQLYGGWLYGGGQTNHAETIARSLGGVYRLVKNKFYIDEVYLFLTRMIFRFVAAPAAWFDRHVVDGAMNLSAGVVRWFAVRMNGFQTGQVQTYGIWMINGTILVVVFLWLVQQ, translated from the coding sequence GTGACGGGATTCATTTTCGAAAATGCCTGGATGATTCCGGCTTTGCCGTTGATCTCCATCGTGCTGATCGTGATGTTCGCACGCGGGGAAAACCGTGCCGTGGCCGGGATCATCGGTTCGGCGGCGATCGGTTTGGCGTTCCTGCTGACCTGTTGGCTGGGAGTGTCCTACCTGCGCTGGGCGGGCCAGGGTGCCGGGGCGGTGACGTGGAGCATCGAGTGGTTGCGCTATCAGGATCATCTGGTCGTTTCGCTCGGGACACTGATCGATCCGATTTCGCTGTTGTTGTTGGTGGTGGTGACCAGTGTCAGCTTGCTGGTCCACGTCTATTCGCTCGGCTATATGGCTGATGACGAAGGGTTTGCTCGCTACTACGTCTTTCTCAGCTTGTTCACGTTCAGCATGTTGGGTTTGGTGCTGGCGCCGAATCTGGTGCAGATGTACGTGTTTTGGGAGCTGGTCGGCGTCAGTTCTTTTCTGCTGATCGGGTTCTATTACACGTTGCCCGAAGCGATCGCGGCATCGAAGAAGGCGTTCATTGTGACGCGGTTTGCGGACCTGTTTTTTCTGGCCGGTATTTTGGTTCTGGGCTTCTATGTGCATCAGTTCGTCGTCGCCGGTCAGAGCGGCGGCGAAACGGCGGCGCAGACCCAGGCACTGGATTTCGCCACGATCAATGCGGACGGCGTGTTACTGGCGTTGAAGGGCCAGCCCGGCATCCTCGGTGCCGACTTGTTGACGGTTGCGATGCTGTTGGTGTTCGTCGGTGCGGCGGGCAAGAGTGCAATGTTTCCGTTGCACGTCTGGCTGCCCGACGCGATGGCCGGGCCGACGCCGGTGTCGGCATTGATTCACGCGGCGACGATGGTGGTTGCCGGTGTGTATCTGGTGGCCCGGATGTTTCCCGGCTTTGCGGCGTCCGAAGATGCACTCCGCGTCGTCGCCGCGGTGGGCTGTTTTACATGCTTGTTCGCGGCGGTGATCGCGTGTACCCAGACGGACATTAAACGAGTGCTCGCGTTTTCGACGCTCAGCCAGATCGGATACATGACGTTGGCGTTGGGTGTCGCGTCGGCGGAACATCCGGCCGGGTTCGGGGCGGCGATGTTTCACCTTTACACGCACGCCTTTTTCAAGGCGCTGTTGTTCTTGGGGGCCGGTTCGGTGATCCATGCGGTTCACAGCAACGAGGTGACCGACATGGGCGGGTTGCGGAAATCGATGCCGTGGACGCACGGGACGTTCCTGGCGGCGACGCTTGCGATTGCCGGCGTGCCACCGTTGGCCGGTTTTTTTTCAAAGGACGAGATCCTGGGTGCGGCTTGGGACGGGCATCACTCTCTGGTTTTCGGGGTCGGGGTGTTCGTGGCATCCTTGACCGCGTTTTACATGTTTCGGTTGTACATTCTGACGTTCCTGGGCGGTTGCCGATCGGGAGCGGCCGAGCGTGCTCACGAATCGCCGGCGGTGATGACGATCCCGCTGGTCGTACTCTCCGTGATGTCGTTGTGTGGCGGCTTGGTCGGCGTGTCACAGTTCGTCCTGCCGGGCGTCGAGCTTCATGCCCATTTGGCGGTGATGGGGATTTCAGTGGCGGCCGCGGCGGTCGGGATCGGAGCCGCGTTTTGGTTGTATGGCGGTCAGCTGTACGGTGGTTGGCTGTACGGTGGGGGCCAGACAAATCACGCTGAAACGATCGCGCGGTCGCTCGGCGGTGTTTACCGTTTGGTCAAGAACAAGTTTTACATCGACGAAGTCTATCTGTTTTTGACGCGAATGATCTTTCGGTTCGTCGCGGCGCCGGCGGCCTGGTTCGATCGCCATGTCGTCGATGGTGCGATGAATTTGTCGGCGGGGGTGGTGCGTTGGTTCGCGGTCCGGATGAACGGCTTTCAAACCGGTCAAGTGCAGACGTACGGGATCTGGATGATCAATGGAACGATCTTGGTCGTCGTGTTTCTGTGGCTCGTTCAACAGTAG
- a CDS encoding sulfide/dihydroorotate dehydrogenase-like FAD/NAD-binding protein, with the protein MFPIKESRFLSEDVKLFRVQTPRIARKRQAGQFVIVRIHEHGERIPLTIADSDVDDGTITIIVQGIGKTTRLLNELEAGDAILDVVGPLGGPSEVKDFGTVVVIGGGVGTAIAYPTAVAMKQAGNHVITIVGARDRSLLILEDEVRATSDELYLMTDDGSYGEQGFVTQKLQSLIDQGRTIDHVLAIGPIPMMQAVAEVTRPHQIPTIVSLNPIMVDGTGMCGGCRVYVGGQCKFACVDGPEFDAHQVDFTNLIQRNQMYRQREQESLEQFEQDPTHDLEEAHHCQMEQRFPEVGPRTV; encoded by the coding sequence ATGTTTCCCATCAAAGAATCGCGTTTTCTGTCCGAGGACGTCAAACTGTTTCGTGTCCAGACGCCTCGGATCGCGCGCAAGCGGCAGGCCGGGCAGTTCGTCATCGTCCGCATCCACGAGCACGGTGAACGAATCCCGTTGACGATCGCCGACTCGGATGTCGACGACGGCACGATCACGATCATCGTCCAAGGCATCGGCAAGACGACACGGTTGCTGAATGAACTGGAAGCCGGAGATGCGATTCTGGATGTCGTCGGTCCGCTGGGTGGACCTTCGGAAGTCAAGGACTTCGGCACGGTCGTCGTCATCGGCGGCGGAGTGGGAACGGCCATCGCCTATCCGACCGCGGTGGCGATGAAGCAAGCCGGCAACCATGTGATCACCATCGTCGGTGCCCGCGATCGGTCATTGCTGATCTTGGAAGACGAAGTCCGTGCGACCAGCGACGAGCTGTATCTGATGACCGACGACGGCAGCTACGGTGAACAGGGATTCGTCACCCAAAAGTTGCAATCGCTGATCGACCAGGGGCGGACGATCGATCACGTCCTGGCGATCGGTCCGATTCCGATGATGCAGGCCGTCGCCGAGGTCACTCGGCCGCATCAGATTCCCACGATCGTCAGCTTAAACCCGATCATGGTCGACGGCACGGGCATGTGTGGCGGATGCCGGGTGTACGTCGGCGGGCAGTGCAAGTTTGCCTGCGTCGACGGACCGGAATTCGATGCCCACCAAGTCGACTTCACCAATCTGATCCAACGCAACCAAATGTATCGCCAACGTGAGCAGGAGTCGCTCGAGCAGTTCGAACAGGATCCCACGCACGATCTGGAGGAAGCCCATCATTGCCAGATGGAACAGCGGTTTCCCGAGGTGGGGCCGAGAACGGTCTAA